One [Clostridium] saccharolyticum WM1 DNA segment encodes these proteins:
- a CDS encoding TM1266 family iron-only hydrogenase system putative regulator, with amino-acid sequence METRIAVIGIVVEEEESVELLNDILHEYRQHIIGRMGIPYPKKQVSIISIAVDAPQSIISALTGKIGKLKGISSKTAYQGKQA; translated from the coding sequence ATGGAAACCAGAATTGCAGTAATCGGTATTGTGGTAGAAGAGGAAGAATCCGTAGAATTACTCAATGACATTCTTCATGAGTACCGGCAGCATATCATTGGCCGAATGGGAATCCCTTACCCTAAAAAACAGGTGAGCATCATCAGCATTGCAGTGGATGCACCCCAGAGCATTATTTCCGCCCTGACCGGTAAGATCGGAAAATTAAAAGGTATCAGTTCCAAAACTGCCTATCAGGGAAAACAGGCATAA
- a CDS encoding CehA/McbA family metallohydrolase domain-containing protein, with the protein MEERIYLLPKEGAFYKANMVCHTTVSDGKLTPEQVKEEYGKRGYQIVAYVDQGKYCPHGELTTKNFLALAGFGVESRGGIGDGNETGKGTFSMNFYDADPQKMQEVKAEICGREAWDQGLAGINVSIKKMSQLGFLACCSHPYRSMLKFGEYTGLDGLFAMGIYDYSSDIEALNGYNPQAYDEMLRQGKKIYCLASDGNRNEYPMGHPLCDSFGGFIKVKAKELTYSAVMQALKQGDFYSSMGPEILSLYIEGLDLVVKTSPVEKIYVATESRNCHIKAAVPGERLEEARFPLTGREGYIRVVCRSENGLYANSNAYFLKDLPLEFITKTVCPVSPGIT; encoded by the coding sequence ATGGAGGAACGGATTTATCTCCTACCCAAGGAGGGGGCTTTTTATAAAGCGAATATGGTCTGCCATACAACGGTTTCAGACGGAAAACTGACGCCAGAACAGGTAAAAGAAGAATATGGAAAGAGGGGATACCAGATCGTAGCCTATGTAGATCAGGGGAAGTATTGCCCTCATGGGGAACTGACTACAAAGAATTTCCTGGCCCTTGCAGGCTTTGGGGTTGAGAGTAGGGGAGGTATTGGGGACGGGAATGAAACCGGAAAAGGAACCTTTTCCATGAATTTTTATGATGCAGACCCCCAAAAGATGCAGGAGGTAAAGGCAGAAATCTGCGGACGGGAAGCTTGGGATCAGGGTTTAGCCGGGATTAACGTTTCCATAAAGAAGATGAGTCAACTAGGTTTTCTTGCATGCTGCAGCCATCCATACCGGTCCATGCTAAAATTCGGGGAATATACAGGGCTTGATGGACTTTTTGCCATGGGGATCTATGATTACAGCAGCGACATAGAAGCGCTGAATGGTTACAATCCGCAGGCTTATGATGAAATGCTGCGGCAGGGAAAGAAAATTTATTGTCTGGCTTCAGATGGCAACCGGAATGAATATCCAATGGGGCATCCCCTCTGTGATTCTTTCGGTGGTTTTATTAAGGTCAAAGCAAAGGAGCTTACATATTCAGCAGTGATGCAGGCCTTAAAACAGGGGGATTTCTACAGCTCTATGGGACCTGAGATACTTTCCCTCTATATAGAGGGCCTGGACCTGGTGGTAAAGACCAGCCCGGTGGAAAAAATTTATGTAGCAACAGAAAGCAGAAACTGCCATATAAAGGCAGCCGTTCCAGGTGAACGATTGGAAGAGGCCAGATTTCCCTTAACAGGAAGAGAGGGATATATCCGGGTGGTCTGCCGCAGTGAAAATGGGCTTTATGCAAATTCCAACGCATATTTTCTGAAGGATCTGCCCTTGGAATTTATCACAAAGACAGTGTGCCCCGTTTCACCGGGCATTACCTGA
- a CDS encoding ABC transporter substrate-binding protein, with protein sequence MKLRSAFKRGAAFSLAAAMVLSTAGCSQTDETKSNGDSKAATETAQKADSGKPYDGVTVKWALTDNAATATETKEMIELIKEKTGINVEFFITPTSKAGEMDKVLVSLMAGEEMDIVNRTPLQLEEFYKAAVLEPMDELAKAENYDMDTVYGGQTVKFDNQTYAIPAEKDIWLTYYNKKIFDEANIPYPTAEGWTWEKYVETAKKLNNPEKNVWGSFMSDDVACNYMLATQKGASPYKEDGSANFDDPAYADAMKWFFSLGNELKIQPNCLDLASGTYPYNSFMVNGNIGMYVYGGWVASALSDKVKYPRDWELGILPMPYPEGSEASSLTITNCYGIPKTSKNKAAAFEAIRTICENKYTLGYGRVPAKILTEDEAKAYIESSLLPKFKDDNLTVEDFMAGWFDNSRAYLGEKIMGTADTTIGQIYTEEGQLYGQGQKSLEDTMKSIQDRANEAIKEAQ encoded by the coding sequence ATGAAATTAAGAAGTGCATTCAAACGGGGTGCTGCTTTCAGCTTGGCTGCAGCAATGGTTTTAAGTACAGCCGGATGCAGCCAAACCGATGAAACGAAATCCAATGGGGACAGCAAAGCAGCAACCGAAACTGCGCAAAAAGCGGACAGCGGAAAGCCATATGACGGCGTAACCGTAAAGTGGGCATTGACAGATAACGCTGCAACAGCAACGGAAACAAAAGAAATGATCGAACTGATTAAAGAAAAAACAGGTATTAATGTTGAATTTTTCATTACCCCTACCTCAAAAGCGGGAGAAATGGACAAGGTACTTGTAAGCTTGATGGCTGGGGAAGAAATGGATATTGTAAACAGAACCCCGCTTCAATTAGAAGAATTCTACAAAGCTGCTGTATTAGAGCCGATGGATGAGCTTGCAAAAGCAGAAAATTATGATATGGATACGGTGTATGGCGGCCAGACGGTAAAATTTGATAATCAGACATATGCAATTCCAGCAGAAAAAGACATTTGGCTCACCTATTACAACAAGAAGATTTTTGATGAAGCAAACATTCCATATCCAACTGCAGAAGGCTGGACATGGGAAAAATATGTTGAAACTGCTAAAAAATTGAACAATCCAGAGAAAAATGTCTGGGGCTCATTTATGAGCGATGACGTTGCATGCAATTACATGCTGGCAACACAAAAGGGTGCCTCCCCTTACAAGGAAGACGGTTCCGCTAATTTCGATGATCCTGCCTATGCAGATGCAATGAAATGGTTCTTCAGTCTGGGGAATGAGCTGAAAATCCAGCCAAACTGCCTGGATCTGGCTTCCGGTACATATCCATACAACTCCTTTATGGTAAATGGAAACATCGGAATGTACGTTTACGGCGGCTGGGTGGCAAGCGCCTTATCAGACAAGGTGAAATACCCAAGAGACTGGGAACTGGGAATTCTTCCAATGCCTTATCCGGAAGGCTCCGAGGCGTCTTCTCTGACCATTACAAACTGCTATGGGATCCCTAAGACCTCTAAGAATAAGGCTGCGGCGTTTGAGGCGATCAGAACCATTTGTGAAAACAAATATACCTTAGGTTACGGACGTGTTCCTGCCAAGATCTTAACAGAGGATGAAGCAAAGGCTTATATTGAAAGCAGCCTGCTTCCAAAATTCAAAGATGACAACTTAACAGTAGAAGATTTTATGGCAGGCTGGTTTGACAACAGCAGAGCTTACTTGGGTGAAAAGATCATGGGTACTGCGGATACAACCATTGGACAGATTTACACCGAGGAAGGCCAGCTATACGGCCAGGGACAGAAATCACTGGAAGACACCATGAAATCCATTCAGGACAGAGCAAATGAAGCAATAAAAGAAGCACAGTAA
- the hydF gene encoding [FeFe] hydrogenase H-cluster maturation GTPase HydF → MGLNETPSSERVHIGFFGRRNAGKSSVVNAVTGQELSVVSEVKGTTTDPVYKSMELLPMGPVVIIDTPGFDDEGALGEMRVRKTKQILNRSDCAVLVVDGAAGKTKTDEELIHLFQEKKIPYVVAYNKCDLTGEQTYEDGLSVSASEGLFIQELKERIGGLVNTGDTKMRIVGDLLNPYDLVVLVIPIDKAAPKGRLILPQQQAIRDILEAGAVSVAVRETELKGTLERLGARPALVITDSQAFEQVSKDTPEEILLTSFSILMARYKGFLGDAVKGVAVIGDLKDGDKILISEGCTHHRQCDDIGTVKLPRWLRQHTGKELVIETSSGREFPEDLSDYKLIIHCGGCMLNEREMEYRRKCAADAGVPFTNYGTAIASMKGILKRSLKVFPHLKELLP, encoded by the coding sequence ATGGGACTTAATGAAACACCATCCTCCGAGCGGGTACACATTGGATTTTTCGGCCGGCGCAATGCGGGGAAATCAAGCGTTGTCAATGCAGTGACCGGGCAGGAGCTGTCCGTCGTGTCAGAGGTGAAGGGAACGACCACAGATCCTGTTTATAAATCCATGGAGCTTCTTCCCATGGGACCGGTGGTCATCATCGATACGCCGGGCTTTGATGATGAAGGCGCTTTGGGAGAGATGCGGGTAAGGAAAACAAAACAGATATTAAACCGGTCCGACTGTGCGGTTTTGGTGGTAGATGGGGCCGCAGGTAAGACAAAAACCGATGAGGAACTGATCCATTTGTTTCAGGAAAAGAAGATTCCTTATGTGGTTGCTTATAATAAGTGCGACCTTACCGGGGAACAGACCTATGAGGACGGACTTTCCGTCAGTGCGTCGGAAGGACTGTTTATTCAGGAGTTAAAGGAACGGATCGGAGGCCTTGTAAATACCGGAGATACAAAAATGAGGATCGTAGGGGATCTGCTGAATCCTTATGACCTGGTGGTTTTGGTGATTCCCATTGACAAGGCTGCGCCAAAGGGACGCCTGATCCTGCCCCAGCAGCAGGCGATCCGGGATATTCTGGAAGCAGGTGCCGTATCAGTGGCAGTGCGTGAAACAGAATTAAAGGGAACCTTGGAAAGGCTGGGAGCCAGGCCTGCCCTTGTTATTACAGACAGTCAGGCCTTTGAGCAGGTAAGTAAGGATACGCCGGAAGAGATCCTTCTCACATCCTTCTCCATCCTTATGGCCAGATATAAGGGCTTTTTAGGGGATGCGGTAAAGGGAGTGGCGGTCATAGGAGATTTGAAAGATGGGGACAAGATCCTGATTTCCGAAGGCTGTACCCACCACCGGCAGTGCGATGATATTGGTACCGTAAAGCTTCCCCGCTGGCTTCGGCAGCATACGGGAAAGGAGCTTGTGATAGAGACATCCTCCGGCCGGGAATTTCCGGAAGATTTGTCGGACTATAAGCTGATCATTCATTGCGGCGGATGCATGCTGAATGAACGGGAAATGGAATACCGGAGAAAGTGTGCGGCAGATGCCGGGGTGCCCTTTACCAATTATGGAACAGCCATCGCTTCTATGAAGGGTATTTTGAAAAGGAGCCTAAAGGTATTCCCTCATCTGAAAGAGCTGCTGCCCTGA
- a CDS encoding glycoside hydrolase family 88 protein: MQTKETLETYEAITLAEVRSALNHVVAQIRNNISKFYDRFPAASSNDQIYSASENNDWTNGFWTGQLWLAYEQTKEAVFKEAALYKVPGFRDRLIHRIVVDHHDMGFLYTPSCVAAYKLTGDKLAKETALMAADNLMGRFQDKGEFFQAWGKLGDPKEYRLIIDCLLNMPLLFWASKETKELKYREAALRHIRTCMKYVVREDSSTYHTYYFDPETGNPVGGATAQGHRDGSIWARGQAWGIYGSAIAYKYCPDPVYMEHFRKITACFLEHLPKDLVPYWDFDFSDGSTEPRDSSSGAIAVCGMLEMAKFLEPDEAKNILLQAKRLLKALTQHCLYRTWDNTNGILLHSTYAKSSPYNTVTDCGVDECTQWGDYFYTEALVRMTGQWEVYW, encoded by the coding sequence ATGCAGACAAAGGAAACACTTGAAACTTATGAGGCAATTACATTAGCCGAAGTACGCAGTGCGCTAAACCATGTGGTTGCCCAAATCAGAAATAATATTTCAAAATTTTATGATCGTTTCCCGGCAGCGAGCAGCAATGATCAGATATATTCTGCTTCAGAAAACAATGACTGGACCAATGGATTTTGGACCGGACAGCTATGGCTGGCATATGAACAGACAAAGGAGGCGGTTTTTAAGGAGGCCGCCCTTTATAAAGTACCAGGCTTCCGGGACCGCCTGATCCATAGAATTGTAGTGGATCATCATGATATGGGATTTTTATACACACCCTCCTGTGTGGCAGCCTATAAACTTACCGGCGACAAGCTGGCAAAAGAAACTGCCTTGATGGCAGCAGACAACCTGATGGGACGGTTTCAGGATAAAGGAGAATTCTTTCAGGCATGGGGAAAACTGGGTGATCCTAAGGAATACCGGCTGATTATTGATTGTCTTTTGAATATGCCGCTGTTATTTTGGGCATCAAAGGAAACAAAGGAACTCAAATACCGGGAAGCAGCACTTCGCCATATTCGAACCTGCATGAAATATGTAGTCCGTGAAGATTCCTCTACATATCATACCTATTATTTTGATCCGGAGACAGGAAATCCGGTTGGCGGAGCAACGGCACAAGGGCATAGAGACGGGTCCATTTGGGCCAGGGGCCAGGCATGGGGAATCTATGGCTCGGCAATCGCTTATAAATATTGCCCTGACCCAGTGTACATGGAACACTTTAGAAAGATTACAGCCTGTTTTCTGGAGCATTTACCAAAGGATTTGGTACCTTACTGGGATTTTGATTTTTCAGATGGCAGTACAGAACCAAGAGACTCTTCATCCGGGGCAATCGCAGTCTGCGGAATGCTTGAGATGGCAAAGTTCCTGGAACCGGATGAAGCAAAAAATATTTTGCTGCAGGCAAAACGTTTGTTAAAGGCATTGACACAGCATTGTTTATACCGTACCTGGGATAACACCAACGGAATTTTACTTCATTCCACGTATGCAAAAAGTTCTCCATATAACACGGTAACGGATTGTGGCGTCGATGAATGTACCCAGTGGGGGGATTACTTTTATACAGAAGCGCTAGTACGGATGACCGGTCAGTGGGAAGTATACTGGTAG
- a CDS encoding alpha-L-fucosidase — protein MKLNDERLIKIVPSDRQVMLQMTEFYAFFHFTVNTFTGTEWGYGTESPEIFNPDQMDAYQWVQAVKAAGMKGAILTCKHHDGFCLWPSKYTKHSVKYSPYENGKGDIVKEVANACKKAGLKFGIYLSPWDRNQKTYGQGKPYDDYFVSQLIELLTGYGDIFSVWFDGACGEGPNGKKQVYDWQRYYDTVRKYMPNACISVSGPDVRWCGNEAGDTRTSEWSVVPAALSFPERVAAFSQHSDDPSFRQRIISSTEEDLGSRERLAQEQHGIWYPAEVDVSIRPGWFYHPEEDDKVRSLENLMDIYEKSVGGNATLLLNIPPMPKGLLHKEDVKRLKELGLEIQKRYGRNLAEQSEIVVKGVNEWMAVHGIQTDDYDTYYHGNGPKAEFKISWNSPQKISAVILKENILKSQRIEAFEILSINHGKLKKIYQGTTVGYKKIARFPQIETDTLVIQIVDSRIEPTLSFIGIYEL, from the coding sequence ATGAAACTTAATGATGAGAGACTTATTAAAATCGTTCCGTCTGACAGGCAGGTAATGCTGCAGATGACAGAATTTTATGCATTTTTTCATTTTACAGTAAATACGTTTACCGGCACGGAATGGGGATATGGAACAGAATCACCGGAGATATTTAATCCTGATCAAATGGATGCATATCAATGGGTACAGGCTGTTAAAGCAGCAGGGATGAAAGGAGCAATCCTTACCTGTAAGCACCATGACGGATTTTGCTTATGGCCCAGTAAATACACAAAACATTCTGTAAAGTACAGCCCTTATGAGAATGGAAAAGGGGATATTGTAAAAGAAGTAGCGAATGCCTGTAAAAAAGCGGGTCTGAAATTTGGTATTTATCTTTCTCCCTGGGATCGGAATCAGAAAACCTATGGACAGGGGAAACCATATGATGATTATTTCGTATCACAGCTGATTGAACTTCTGACCGGATATGGAGATATTTTCAGTGTATGGTTTGACGGCGCCTGCGGGGAAGGCCCTAATGGTAAAAAGCAGGTCTATGACTGGCAGCGTTATTATGACACAGTGCGAAAATATATGCCAAATGCCTGCATATCCGTCAGCGGGCCGGATGTCCGCTGGTGCGGCAATGAGGCAGGTGATACACGTACCAGCGAATGGAGTGTTGTTCCGGCAGCTTTATCTTTCCCAGAGCGGGTGGCTGCTTTCAGCCAGCATAGTGATGACCCTTCTTTCCGGCAGAGGATTATAAGCAGTACGGAAGAGGATTTAGGAAGCAGAGAACGATTGGCTCAGGAACAGCATGGAATCTGGTATCCTGCAGAGGTAGATGTATCCATAAGGCCGGGCTGGTTTTACCATCCGGAAGAGGATGATAAGGTTCGGTCTTTGGAAAATCTGATGGATATTTACGAAAAATCCGTAGGAGGAAATGCTACCCTGCTTTTAAATATCCCTCCCATGCCCAAAGGACTGCTTCATAAGGAAGACGTAAAAAGGCTAAAAGAGCTGGGCTTGGAAATACAAAAAAGATACGGCAGAAACTTGGCGGAACAATCGGAAATTGTGGTCAAAGGAGTTAATGAATGGATGGCTGTTCATGGTATACAAACGGATGACTATGATACTTACTATCATGGAAACGGCCCTAAGGCAGAATTTAAGATTTCCTGGAATTCTCCTCAAAAGATTTCGGCAGTGATTTTAAAAGAAAACATACTAAAAAGCCAGAGAATTGAGGCTTTTGAAATTTTATCCATCAATCATGGAAAGCTTAAAAAAATATATCAGGGAACTACTGTTGGTTATAAGAAAATCGCACGATTTCCCCAGATCGAAACCGATACACTGGTGATACAGATAGTAGACTCAAGGATAGAGCCCACTCTTTCGTTTATTGGTATCTATGAATTATAA
- a CDS encoding MFS transporter: MDRIVQQKKIRSEKNQTMLFWLCWAAYFSTYLGRLNYSASLTEIIRAEGYEKGAAGLIGTAFFFSYGLGQLFSGILGDRKKPYKMILIGVLGSGICNGAMGLSSSVRQMAAVWCINGLLQSLIWSPIIKLFSDWIPAGSQKKFCVNINSSVPIGTFAAYGLTALLIWKFHWRTVFFFSALCLTAISVIWYLGSHKIMRDVEENGILEEPVFVSQEKKQADVSMRNLVLGSGMIFFCFGLMFQGVLKDGVTTWIPTYIREEYHMESVISIISTTIIPVFNLSGVYMASIANRKVFKSEITTSASFFALCAGALVLLRLYQGGSVLVVLLLFGMATTAMMAVNTMLVSMVPLYFAPYGKSSTASGILNSSAYAGGAVSAYGIGVLSEWLGWDATILIWIIIAVLGAWVCTAGIARWKRFLQYGI; the protein is encoded by the coding sequence TTGGACAGAATCGTACAGCAAAAAAAGATCCGGTCAGAGAAAAATCAAACCATGCTGTTCTGGCTATGCTGGGCGGCTTATTTTTCCACATATCTTGGGCGGCTGAATTACTCCGCTTCCTTAACGGAAATCATCAGGGCAGAAGGATATGAAAAAGGAGCGGCAGGCCTTATAGGAACCGCATTCTTTTTTTCCTATGGACTTGGTCAGCTTTTCAGCGGGATACTGGGAGACCGAAAAAAGCCTTATAAAATGATATTGATAGGGGTACTTGGTTCTGGAATCTGCAATGGAGCTATGGGTTTGTCATCATCCGTCCGGCAGATGGCGGCGGTATGGTGCATCAATGGACTGCTCCAGTCCCTGATCTGGTCCCCTATCATTAAACTATTTTCCGACTGGATCCCGGCAGGCAGCCAGAAAAAATTCTGCGTCAACATCAACAGCAGTGTTCCAATCGGCACTTTTGCAGCCTATGGGCTGACTGCCCTCCTTATATGGAAATTCCACTGGAGAACGGTTTTTTTCTTTTCCGCTCTGTGCTTGACAGCGATCAGTGTAATCTGGTATTTGGGCAGTCATAAAATCATGCGTGATGTAGAAGAAAACGGGATTTTAGAAGAACCGGTATTTGTTTCACAAGAGAAAAAACAGGCGGATGTTTCCATGCGGAACCTGGTTTTAGGTTCCGGAATGATATTCTTTTGCTTTGGGCTGATGTTCCAGGGGGTATTAAAGGATGGGGTGACTACCTGGATTCCAACTTATATCCGGGAAGAGTATCATATGGAATCCGTAATTTCCATTATCAGTACCACCATCATACCGGTTTTTAACTTAAGCGGTGTATATATGGCATCCATAGCCAACCGGAAGGTTTTTAAAAGCGAGATTACCACATCTGCATCGTTCTTTGCTCTATGCGCTGGAGCGCTGGTACTATTGCGGCTTTATCAAGGCGGGTCCGTATTGGTCGTGCTGTTATTATTCGGCATGGCGACAACGGCAATGATGGCGGTGAACACCATGCTAGTCAGCATGGTACCCCTATATTTCGCACCTTACGGGAAATCCTCCACTGCCTCAGGGATTTTAAATTCCTCTGCTTATGCGGGAGGAGCGGTCTCTGCCTATGGAATCGGAGTGCTGTCTGAATGGCTGGGCTGGGATGCCACTATTTTGATCTGGATTATCATTGCCGTTTTGGGAGCATGGGTATGCACGGCCGGAATCGCCCGGTGGAAGCGGTTTCTCCAATATGGTATTTAA
- a CDS encoding PHP domain-containing protein: MENRIYLLPGNGRFYKANLHSHTVVSDGRMTPEEAKENYKKRGYEIVAFTDHRIYRNHEELNDEGFLALAAVEVDINETSPDRLGPKDKTYHINLYDTNPGFKRAKKEQGICPECRYGDFDGINKYLEEMKGLGFLSCYNHPYWSMQNYEDYKGLQGLFAMEIYNHGCEHDGLYGYHPQSYDEMLRLGNHLWCLATDDNHNSYPFDHPLCDSFGGFTMIKADRLSYGSVVNGLVNGHFYSSMGPEIKELYVEGRNLVVKTGPVQAICGITDMGRTCRRANGQGESLTEARFPLHGNEMYIRVECKDEKGLFANSNAYFLSDME, translated from the coding sequence ATGGAAAACAGAATTTATTTATTACCTGGGAATGGAAGGTTTTACAAAGCAAACCTTCATAGCCATACAGTGGTATCAGACGGAAGAATGACTCCGGAAGAGGCTAAGGAGAACTATAAGAAGCGTGGGTATGAGATCGTGGCATTTACGGATCACAGGATCTACCGAAATCATGAGGAATTAAATGATGAGGGATTCCTGGCCCTTGCGGCCGTTGAGGTGGATATTAATGAGACCAGCCCGGACAGACTTGGTCCAAAGGACAAAACATACCATATAAATCTGTACGATACAAATCCCGGATTTAAAAGAGCCAAAAAGGAGCAGGGGATATGCCCGGAATGCAGGTACGGGGATTTTGACGGCATCAATAAGTATCTGGAGGAGATGAAGGGGCTGGGATTTCTTTCCTGCTATAACCATCCTTACTGGTCCATGCAGAATTATGAAGATTATAAAGGCTTACAGGGGCTTTTTGCCATGGAGATCTACAATCATGGATGCGAGCATGACGGGCTGTATGGCTATCATCCCCAGTCCTATGATGAAATGCTCCGTTTAGGCAACCATCTGTGGTGCCTGGCAACGGATGACAATCATAACAGCTATCCCTTTGATCATCCTCTATGCGATTCTTTTGGTGGCTTTACCATGATAAAAGCAGATCGCCTAAGCTATGGTTCCGTAGTGAACGGATTGGTAAACGGCCATTTCTACAGCTCCATGGGACCGGAGATAAAGGAGCTTTATGTGGAGGGCAGGAATCTGGTGGTTAAGACCGGGCCGGTCCAGGCCATCTGCGGGATCACGGATATGGGAAGAACCTGCCGCAGAGCCAATGGGCAGGGAGAATCCCTTACGGAAGCAAGGTTTCCTCTTCATGGAAATGAAATGTATATCCGGGTTGAGTGTAAGGATGAGAAGGGACTTTTTGCCAACAGCAATGCCTATTTTCTTTCTGATATGGAATAA
- the hydG gene encoding [FeFe] hydrogenase H-cluster radical SAM maturase HydG: protein MYDPKSLKAEEFISHEEILDTLDYAERNKSNTELIDQIIAKARLAKGLTHREASVLLACDIPEKIQEIYDLAEQIKKDFYGSRIVMFAPLYLSNYCVNGCTYCPYHLKNKHIARKKLTLDEVEKEVIALQDMGHKRLAIEAGEDPVNNPIEYILDCIKTIYSIKHKNGAIRRVNINIAATTVENYRKLKEAEIGTYILFQETYHKESYEKLHPTGPKHNYAYHTEAMDRAMEGGIDDVGLGVLFGLELYQYEFAGLLMHAEHLEAVHGVGPHTISVPRIKRADDIDPNAFDNGIDDEIFAKLCALIRISVPYTGMIVSTRESQKVREKVIRLGVSQISGGSRTSVGGYQEEIRPTDTEQFDVSDQRSLDEVVHWLMDMGYIPSFCTACYREGRTGDRFMSLCKSGQIQNCCQPNALMTLKEYLMDYASEDTTKIGEALIAAELNHIPKEKVRLICKDHLEKIEQGIRDFRF, encoded by the coding sequence ATGTATGATCCGAAATCCCTAAAAGCGGAAGAATTTATTTCCCATGAAGAAATTCTTGATACGCTTGACTACGCGGAAAGAAACAAATCAAATACTGAGCTGATCGATCAGATCATTGCCAAGGCAAGGCTGGCAAAAGGCCTGACCCATCGGGAGGCCTCTGTCTTACTGGCCTGTGACATTCCGGAAAAAATCCAGGAAATCTACGATCTGGCAGAACAGATCAAAAAGGATTTCTATGGAAGCCGCATCGTCATGTTTGCCCCTCTTTATCTATCCAACTACTGTGTAAATGGCTGTACCTACTGTCCCTATCATTTAAAAAACAAACATATCGCCAGGAAAAAGCTGACTCTTGATGAGGTGGAAAAAGAAGTCATCGCTCTTCAGGACATGGGGCATAAAAGGCTTGCCATTGAAGCAGGAGAGGATCCTGTAAACAATCCCATTGAATATATCCTGGATTGTATTAAAACCATATATTCCATCAAGCATAAAAACGGCGCCATCCGCCGGGTCAATATCAACATTGCCGCGACCACGGTAGAGAATTACCGGAAGCTGAAAGAAGCGGAGATCGGAACCTATATTCTCTTTCAGGAGACCTATCACAAGGAAAGCTATGAAAAGCTCCACCCAACAGGCCCCAAGCACAACTATGCTTACCACACCGAGGCAATGGACCGGGCAATGGAAGGCGGCATTGATGACGTAGGCCTGGGTGTTCTCTTCGGATTAGAGCTGTACCAGTATGAATTTGCAGGACTTCTAATGCATGCGGAGCATCTGGAAGCGGTTCATGGTGTAGGACCTCATACCATCAGCGTTCCCCGCATCAAGAGAGCCGATGATATTGATCCCAATGCCTTTGACAATGGAATTGATGATGAAATATTTGCCAAGCTCTGCGCTCTGATCCGGATTTCAGTCCCTTATACGGGAATGATCGTTTCCACCAGGGAAAGCCAGAAGGTAAGAGAAAAGGTGATCCGCCTGGGCGTATCCCAGATCAGCGGAGGTTCCAGAACCAGCGTAGGCGGCTATCAGGAGGAAATACGACCTACGGATACGGAACAATTTGACGTTTCGGATCAGCGTTCTCTGGATGAAGTAGTTCACTGGCTCATGGATATGGGCTATATTCCCTCTTTCTGCACGGCCTGCTACCGGGAAGGGCGTACAGGAGACCGGTTTATGAGTCTTTGCAAAAGCGGTCAGATCCAGAATTGCTGTCAGCCTAATGCCCTGATGACCTTAAAGGAATATTTGATGGATTATGCTTCAGAGGATACAACAAAAATCGGCGAAGCCCTGATTGCGGCGGAATTAAACCACATTCCAAAGGAGAAGGTCCGCCTGATTTGTAAGGACCATTTAGAAAAGATAGAACAAGGGATCAGGGATTTCCGTTTCTGA